The Aphelocoma coerulescens isolate FSJ_1873_10779 chromosome 15, UR_Acoe_1.0, whole genome shotgun sequence genome segment GCCGCTCCCGGGGGAGATGCTTCATTCCAGCCCGCGGGTGGAAGCAAGTGGGTTACTCACCATCCCCATCAGTGCGAGATGCTGAGGAAGGGTGGGGTGGccctcctgctgcagagggTTTCTGGTGCCTACACAGAAACAATGCCTAATTCTTCAGTGCAACCctgttttttaaatactgatTACAGTGCCTGTGCTCCTCCGCAGCAAACAGGACACTGCAAAGGCATGTGATTATCTTTGAAATCGGCCCCACCCCAGCAGAAAATGTGTCTCTGAAAAAAGAGACGCTTTTCTAAGAAGTGCTCAGTATATCCCAGGTCTGAGGCATTCCCGATTTAGATGGGAAACAAAAAGCTGCAGAGATGGGACGTTCACATATGGGCGAGGACAGCTTAAATGTGTGGTTCTTGTTCATTACTTCAACTTAGAAAAACTTTTTGCTCTGGTAAGCAGCAGCAGTTGCTGTAGAGCAACTCTTCTCCTCTTGGCAGGGGTTAACACCCCTTGGGAggctcctcctgcaccagcttGCTGAGCTGTCCCTATGTGTAGgtagggcagggcaggggtaaGGCTGCCCCTCTGGGGGCTCCATTGGCTCAAGCAGTTTGTGGTCAGGTTATTTTGAGAGGGTTGAGGACCAGCTTGTGAAGGCTGTGGAGCGAGACAGTGCAGCTGCCAGTAATCTGAACACGGAGAAATGAAGAAGGGAGGTGGTTTAGTCGGGTTAAAACCAACCGATAACTGGTAGGAGCCTGTCCAAAGGGTATCGTGTGTTTTCACCAAAGGAGGCCCAAAGATCTGTATCTTCTTTCTTTGTAATTGAATCTGGTAAAAGCTATCCTTCAACCTTTCCAGAGATCTACTGGATTTGAAATTAAGGTAATGTATGGGGCATAAAAAGGCCTCAGTAAGTAATGCTTAAAAACAATGAAAGATGAGAAGGCTCCTGGGGCTGGAATTGATAAAGGAACGAAAGAGGCTCCAACTTGAGACAAACCTCAGACATGCTGTGGTTGAGTTTTTGGGTGTTCCCCTGCACACCTTAGCTGTGCACTGGTTGTACCTTACTGTGGCTTTCCTCCCACTTGTCTCATAGCAAAAATTTTTGCAATTGTTTGTAGCTGGGGGCTGGCTCATCTTGTGTCCTTCCCCTTCTTTCCCAATAAATTAACTGttgtggtgagacactggagcaAAGGAGAGGAGACTGCCAGGCAAGGAATGAGAGCACCAAAGAGAATGGAGCAACTGAAATGTAGGTATAGGGGAAGTAAGAGAAAGGAAAGTGAATTAAATCACAGATTCCAATGCTCTGTGCCCCTGGGCAACAGTGCCTGCTTTTGGCCTGTGAATTTAAGATGGGTGATTTGGGTGCATCTCATCCCATTCCTGCAGAGCACGTACCTCCCATGCCATGGGGAAGCTTTCCAGGTACCTGCACTGGGTACCACAGTGCAGGAGGCCTCACTGCACTGGTACCTGTCACTGCACAGTTTATAAGGACAAGGTGACAGAACTGATACTCAGAATTGAGGTGGTGGGTTAAATGTGATGCCCCAGAAAAGCTCTTGGGCCCCCAGTAGGGCAGGGGTCAATGAAAGGGGTAGAAAAAGTGAGAATGGATAGGAATCACATGACATTCAAAGGACACCTGAAGACCTGGAATCTGCACACTTCATCTTTTTGAAAGGGGTAGGGGAGATGGGCTGCGAGCCAAGTGACAGGGGAATAGTCACAAATCAGGTTTGCCAGGTACTAGAAAAGCTAAGTTTGCTTCCAGAGCATCTCCTCTGGCACGCAGATTCTCAGATGGCTCACATAGCAGGATATGGCACAAGGTTAGTTACACATTAGAGAGGCTTGAATACCCAGGCAGCCACATGTGACTGAAGCGAGTGGCTGGAAAAGGCTGTCGCTAACAAGTCATAAAACAAGGCTACTGGGACTGGTTTCAGACATAAAGGAGTACACTGAGACCTCAGATGAACAAAGCACCTTCTCCTGTCAGATTCACTCTGCCTACTTTTCAGGGAGGACCTACAAGGTAGCTTAAAAGCAACCTCAAATCCATATTTGCTCTGACAAAAGATACACAAAATGCACAGGAGCTAATTGAAAAATCTGTAATGAAGTACCCATGACTTTATATGGAATCACAGGAATTTATTTTCATCTgtagattttaaaaagcaacttGAATATAAATTACATtatcttccagaaaaaaaaaattatctgctttCTCACTGTCCTTGTTGTTCATGTTTCTGATAGAGAGATCCTTTTCCTCCAAGGTGCTTGCTGCTCCCTCTGGGTTTGTACAGGACAGGTACCTCCAGGCACAAACTTGGAGTGGATAGAGCCCCAAGCTGTCAAGTGCTGTTGGTATGAAAGGACTCCTAACCATCCTGCCCTTGGTGGAGAGGTGGGTCTGGTATGCAGGCAATAAGCAAGTAAGCTGATACCATAGGACTACCCCCCTACTCGCCCTGCAGCACTTATCCATTGGTTGTAAACTTGATACAAAACTCTATTTGTACAATCAAAACCAACTTGAAGCTAGATGGTCCCCCACAAACTCCTCAGGTGTTTACAAACAGGTCCTGAGTATCCCTGCCAAGTAAAACTTCTCATTTTCCTCCTCAGGGCAGCACAAGACAGAGGAGTTCCAGAAGGTGAATGTCCTGATGAAGGTGCCTGCACTAAGGGATGGTTCTTTCACCTTAGCAGAGAGGTGAGGTTCAAATAAACTCCATCCCCTACTGCAGTATTGTTTATCCCAATGCTTGGATTGCCAGTGTACTGCTGGGACTCCAATCCAGGCAGTTTTTTGTCTCATTCCTATCCTATGTTCCACTTGTATGAACCTGTGTTTCAAGAAAAGCTATCTCATGTAAGCAGCTTGAACAGCATTAGTAGCAGAAAAAGCTGCTGCTTGGAGCGACTCTGCTACTTTGTAAGCAGTGTTTCTGAGCTTAAATACCTGtccacatgtcctgctctctgcctgcagctggagGCTGTAGGTCAGTGCAGGACATCTGACATAAAGCACCTGCTCCTGGATGGCCAGGCAATGTGAAGCTCAGATTTGGTATAAACTCATTCTGCAGCTTCTATTTGCTCAAAAATGTTGATGGGGTAACTCTACCAGCAGACCACACCTGTCTCACTGGGCAATTATCTCATATCAGGCAATTACTGTCCACAAGCAGCCAGTTAAGCCAGCACAAACTCTCTCCTGTGCTGTGCCCCGCTACGCTTCTGCCTGACTCCAATCAGGTTTGTGTGTCTGCTTGTCCAGCAGtgcaaaatttgggggggaaagaaaGGATGAGGTCCTTTAATCTCAGATGATCAGCTTACCAGTCTGTCTTGCTCTCTGGGCAGCATTGCAATCCTCCTGTATCTCGTCCAGAAATTCAAGACTCCTGATCACTGGTACCCATCTGACCTGCAAAAAAGGGCTAGGGTTGATGAATACCTGTCCTGGCAGCATGCCAACATCCGTGCGAAGGGAAGCAAGTTGTTCTTAACCAAGGTAAAACCATTACATGTCAAAGCTTAAGAGCTAAGAACTGTAAGTTAAATGGCCTGCCTGTGTGCAGGGCCTCTCTAAGCAAATGTACAAGCCAGATGACAGATAGGAACAAAACTGACTTGGCTGCTGAAGCGAGCCTAACTGAAGTGCCCTGGATCCTTCATGCTGCAGCCAAAGGTCCAGAGCAAACGCATCCTGGGTGAGCAGCTTCCATCAGACACAGCTCAGTGCTGGCTGCTTGGCTTCACGGAAAATACCAACCTCcctctggaaaacaaaacacagttgCTGGCAGATGATACAGTCTTCTCTTGAGAGGAGACTCTTGTGGTTGAATTTTCAGATTTCTAGGCAGCAGACAAGGAGAGGCAGGAAGTAATGACTGACATTTAATGTTAACCTGGCAAAGTTGATGAGCAGTTCTGGTTGTTCTAGTGCATGGCTGGTGAGGGATCCTCAGAAGGTGGCAGTGAGAGTGTGATGACTAGATTTGAAAGGAAGCACATACACAACTTGTTTTTTCTCcctgccaggtgctgctgcctctcctcaCAGGCCAGCCACTTCCTCCAGAGAAACTGGAGTTTGCTACTGAGGAGCTGAACGTTGCCCTGAAGCAGTTTGAGGAAAAGTTTTTGCAGGACAAGCTCTTCATTGCAGGCAGCGAGATCTCCCTGGCAGACCTTGTAGCACTGGTGGAGCTCATGCAGGTGAGCATcaaccccagcactgctggataTGTGAGTCAGGCTGTGGGTAGGCCAGGCCAAGGAGTGGCTGCTGCACCCCCACCTCTGTAATGGCAGATCTTCCGTGGGGTTGTGTCTTGTTCCTTTGTGACTTTGACCACAATTAAGTTTGCCAAGGAAGAACACCTACTTTGATGAAACAGTTCTTTCTATAGAAATATGGACCAAATTCAtcaagaaagaaaggtaaattaCAAACTAGGTAGGAAAGTACAGATATTTGGAAGAGCTGTGTTGGTGTGCATGGACTTCCGTGTTCTGCATTAGACCGTTCTTGGCTTAGCCATGGCAGAGCTCTTTGCTGCACGTCCCaagggacagcagctgctgaggatgCCACCACTTACCTCCTATGACCTAAGAGCCAGAGATGAGCTCCACCTAACCTCATGACTGACTGCTGCCTTGAGCCAGAAGCATATCCATCTTTCATTTGGTGCCATCTGTGGTAAATGCCATGTTTGCCTCACTCCTGGGtgctctctctgtctctgcagCCTGTGTGTGCTGGTTACGACCTGTTTGAGGAGAGGCCAAAGTTAATGGAGTGGCGCAAGCGGGTGGAAGAAGCTGTGGGgaagcagcttttccaggaaGCCCACAAAGAGATCATGAACATTAAGAACATGACTGCTGATCAGTTTGCACCTGAGATGATGGAGAATTTCAAGCAGCAGCTCCTAAAGCAGGTCAGCCAGAATTAGAGGGTAATGCTTTAATAAAATGGATTATTTTCTGAAGGCTTTATTGTCATCTTTCAGCATTTCTTCTAAAAATCATACAGAAACACCATTCCACAAAGTGCACTTCTCTTCATTCACAGCCTTTCTGCAACttagaagggaagaaaaatacatcTTAGACTGCCAtgagctgcttttccctcttgTCCACTGCAGCATGGGAACTGTAGCCCtgtaggcttttttttccatactcCAGCACCACTGGATCTGTTTCAGGGCTGAGGTGATTCAGTCTGTGTGGGAACAGGGGCAGTCAGAGCTGCCCTCCCATCTCTGTTCTGAGTTTTCCAGGCCAGAGCAAAGGTTTCCCGAGGGTGTGGCAGAACTGGTGTGtctgaaacaaggaaaaatcaTTGTAGCAGATGGTTTTCCCTTTGCAAAGTGAAAACAGTCTGCTGGAAGATTTTTGCTCTTTAGGACAGAGACAAGCCAGGACCCAGCCTCTGGTGGGAACCCTGCCAGGGCTCTGGAAACACCTGGCCACTAGATGCTGCTGCGTCACCTGGGAGAGCAAAGGGACACAGTGCCCAGATGCAGGGAGCTGTGCTAGTGCCCAAGGAATGCCTCCAGCTTTTGGGAAGGACAGAATCAATAAAGCTCACCCAGAGACTCATGCTATACTCTACAAAGGACATCCTgcacagtggaaaaaaacctgcttttctTGGTCAAGCTGCTGCCAACCACACAGTCCCCTCTGCAAACTACATCATTGCTCTGTCCCTTTCCCAGAGTGGTTTGTCAGCTCAACAGAAACCATTTTGACTGGACCATCAGACTGAGTGCTGTGGTGGCTGGGCTAGCACAGGTAGCAGAGGAAGCTGTGCTGGCCAGCCCCGATGAGCAGAGAGCTCGGTACATGAGCTGAGTAATGTCCCAAACATAGTTAATGCTCCACTGCTCTTCAGTCTCGTCAGATCCTCCATAAAGCCAGTGGCTGTATTTGCCAGGTATTGTAGCTCTGGATTTGGAAGGAAGTGGACATCGAGTCATCCTCCACACCTGTGCAGCACCCTTCATAACCTCTTGCCTGTGTCCCTTTGTGcccctcctgcttttctgttctCCTGTCCCTGTGACCTCCCATTTCCAAGTACAGGCCTCCATGAGGAGGGTTTCAGTGtgcagaattatttttctcccctccttGTTAAGCTGTGGTTGTATCTGGAAgtctgtctctgctgctggttgCACCATCCATGACGAAAGCTGCCGCAGTATGCTGGGTGTAAGATGTCAGTCGTCTGAATGCAAATCATTACAGTGCCCAGAAATGGTGAATGTAGCTGCTCAAAGTCTCACACATTCTTTCAGTTGGATCTACTGTTTTTGGGGAATGAGCCAGCtggcttttctgtttgtttcctgAGTAAACCTGCCCTTTAGTTCAAAAGGCCACATGAACCACAGTTTGCAATGCACATGCCTGCAGGCTGGTCTCTTTACTTTCCATCCTTCCAACCTACAGGAAATCCTCAATGTCAGTGGTGAAAAGGAACATTTGCCCTCAAACTCTGTCGCTTTCAGTTCTGATGCATACAAGGATATTTGTCTTTTTACCTGATTTTTATTGGGAAATTTGTTGAGAAGGGCCTGTTGCATGCCAGTGAGTAAAGTCAATAACAGCAGCTCTCTTCTGGCCCTAAGAGTGCTTGCATGACTAGTGCCTGAGCAACAATCCTTGACAACGCCATCCTGCTTCTGTTGCCAGCAGTGCTGAGCCTCAAGAGCTGTTTACATTGTACCACCAACCACTTCCTTCCCTCTAACTGCAGCTTTACCACAGTCACCAGCTGGGCTGCTCTACACACCTGCAATTAAATAGGTGCCTTTGGTGTCTCACTACGGCTGTCCAGCCTTGCTGCGCTCTGCTGTTGGCACCTTTGTACTTTCCCTGACTTTCAACTTTCCCTTTCTTGTAGGGAGCAAACTTTTAGTAGAATCATAAATATTTCCCACACCTTCTGTTCAAGTATAAGCAGAGCAGAGGAATAATCAAAACCAAGAGTCTATTTTGCAGGGTGCTAATCTTGACAGATCTCAAAGTGGACTTAGGAGCAAAGCCTTTTGTGATACACATCTCCCAGCAGAATCTCCAGATAGGGCTGTTCTGCATGCAAACCATTGCAAAAGCCGAGGCAAATAAAGTGtccttttaaaacttttttatttATGATACTTGTAGCACAAGAGCTCTGCGTGAGAGTCTTGAGCCAATTTTCTGCTTGTTGGAATGAGGCACAAGTTGCTTAAATGTCACCCATTGTACACTCCTGCAAGGACAGCTGCCTTCAAAACCAAGCTGCAACTATGTTCAGAGCTGGCTTTTTggtgctcctccactgctgttTCACAAAGCATAAGTACACTTGCCTCACTCCAGCCTGGTCATGGTGGCAAGAAGagattttaaattgtttttcccATAGTTTCTGCCTGGCATGTAAGCAGTGACCCAGTGGCATTTTGGGCCCTTCTATTCCCACCGGACAAAGCACCTCCCTAGAGTAACTCCTTGGATGGCCACAGAGTTATAAAACAGATAAATCTGCCTTGTTTTTTGCTCTGAATTGTGGAGATAAGGCTGCTCATCCTTGTACTTTGCCTTTTGCTATCCCCCCACCTCCGCATTTTGCTCCTTTGTGTCATTGGATCTTGTCTGGTTCCAGTTCCCAAATTGAAAGCCCTAGGAGCTGCCTACCAAAACCCAACAGATTGTGCAAGAGTTTTGCTTGCTTTGGTACAAGGTCTATTGACTGTCCACTCCCCTTTCACCCTGAAAATGGAGAGGGGTTACACCTGCACTGTCAGCTTAACCGAACATGTTCGATTCAATTTCCTCAATTCTTGCCAGGGCTATTTGGAAATAAGTGAGAACCTGTGATTTCTGGAATAAAATGAAGCTGTAACAAACAAAATAGGAGGAATGttcaaaaaccagaaaaacatcCTGAGACTTTCTCTAAATGATTAAGAAATAAACTGCAAAACTTAAtgcattttttctgtcttgttcCTGTTTCCAAAATGCTGACAGAGGATATAAAGGCAAGAAAAATAGTCTTTGAGGTGATGGAGTCAAATGAAAATACAGTGCTAGAAACACTAGCCTGGAGCCAAGAATAATCAATCAAATGGCCTATAATACAACCAGATAAAAATACCTCTTTGGTTACATGGGCTGTGCAGTGCAGTCAGCCCATTGGAGAAAAACTTAAAGAAGGAATATTTCCAGGAGGCACATGAAAATATCTTTGAAGTTCAGATAGGACTAATGGATCAACTGAACCATGAATAAAGGAGCAAAGTGAACCCACACTGCTAACGTTGCTGCACACTGCTGAGATCAACACTCTTCTCGATATATCAGAGTAGGGACACGGAAGCATTTTGAAGCACAAAGACTTCTCAGACTATTACCTGTGCAGAGCCACTTTCACGCTCCTTTTCCCCACCCCCTTAACATTTGAGATTCCTTTGCACTGAAGGCGTTTGAACTCAAGCACCTGCCACAATACTCTATGAGCTGTGATCTCCAGCATATTGGCGCTGG includes the following:
- the LOC138119371 gene encoding glutathione S-transferase theta-1-like; this translates as MGLELYLDLLSQPCRALYIFARSNNIPFEFKRVQLAKGQHKTEEFQKVNVLMKVPALRDGSFTLAESIAILLYLVQKFKTPDHWYPSDLQKRARVDEYLSWQHANIRAKGSKLFLTKVLLPLLTGQPLPPEKLEFATEELNVALKQFEEKFLQDKLFIAGSEISLADLVALVELMQPVCAGYDLFEERPKLMEWRKRVEEAVGKQLFQEAHKEIMNIKNMTADQFAPEMMENFKQQLLKQVSQN